In Gemmatimonadaceae bacterium, the genomic stretch CGTTAACGTCGCGATCGACGGCGCGTAGCGCCGAACGAACCGGCAGGCACCAGAACCACGGTCAGCCGCGCTCACACCCGCTGGCTGACCGCTCATTCACGAAAACCATTCACAAACACTCTTAGTTCAGACCTTCCCTAGGGACTCCGGCCTCCCGAGTAGCTACCGACGAGCCTTCGCCGAACGCATTCTTGCGCAGGCGGCGGCCCGAGCGTTTCTCGGACTCGGTGGTCGTCGAGCGTTCTGCTCTCGATCGATCGATGCTTGAGTACCATCTCGAGACTCTGACGAACCGTGGCGAAGAAACTCTCTTTGAAAACTTTGCGCGCCGGCTTGCGGAACGAGAGATCTGCCCGAATCTGCTGCCGCATACCGGTCCGACTGGAGGTGGAGACAGCAAGGTCGATTCGGAGACCTATCCCGTCGCTGATACACTCGCTCTCGGCTGGTACTTCGGTGTAGGTCGTGTAGCGGCTGAGGAGCGCTGGGCATTCGCCTTCAGCGCCAAGAAGACGTGGCGACCTAAGGTACGGTCCGACGTAGCGAAGATCGCCGCCACAGGCCGCGGTTACACCACCGCTTACTTCATTACGAACCGGTTCGTGCCAGATAAGGCACGCGCTGCAATTGAAGATCAGCTTCAGAAGAAACACAAGATCGATGTTCGCATTCTCGACCGAACTTGGATTTGCGACCGCGTATTCGACCATCATCACGAGGAGCTTGCGGTCGATGCGTTGGGTATGTCGCCATCAATTCTACATGAGGTTCGTCGTGGCCCACTCGACACCCAGCGCGAGCAGGACTTAGAGGACACAGAAGCGCGAATACAACTCGCGCTCAGGGAAGGCGGTTCGTCATTTCAGCTCGTCGATGATTGCATCCAGGCTGCAATGCTCGCACGCGGCCTCGAAAGGCCACGTAGTGAAGTCGAGGGGCGCCTATCGAGGGCGATCAGGATCGCGAAAGAGCACGGTACGCACCGCCAGCTACTCGAAAGCATCTACCAACACGCGTGGACAGCTTTCTTCTGGTATGAGGACTATGCGCAGTTCGTGAGCATGTATCGGGAGGTCGAGGACCTCGCGAAAGACAGCCGCAACGCCCAGGAGCTTGAGCGGCTGACGACGCTTTGGATGTCCCTGCGCAATGCCGTCGATCGAAGCGCGCTTAGCGACAATGACGCGCAGATGGAGCAGCACACGACGGTTTTGACGGAGTCGCTCACTCGGCTAACGAAAGAGACCGAGCGGCCGAGCACAGCGCTTCAGGCCCGGACATTCCTCCTTAAGGTCCGCCTTCTTACCTCGCCTTCGGATCGCGCAGATCCGATTCTGCGCGAACTCACGGATGTTGTCCGCAAAGCTGAAGGCCTCGTCGGTTATCCATTGGAGCCACTCGCCGAGATCGTTGCGGAGCTCGGAAACATCTTCGGGGAAAGCGCCGCATACGAGACGCTATTCGAGACGGTAGTTGAGACAACTTCGCGCCACACGGGTGATATCGCCGCAGCTAGAGCACTTTTGGGCAGAGGCGCCCAACAACTCGATGCCGGCAAGCCGTATACAGCGATTCTAACCTTCGGACGGGCACTGAGGCGTCTGGCGGCGCACGAGAGCCGAGGCGACTTGATTCGGGCTCTGTACCTCTGCGCCGGCGCCTATGAGCAAGTCGGGCTGCTATGGGCTGCGCGCGGGACCCTGCTCGTCGCCGCATCAATTGCAACGAACGAATTCTGGTCACATGAAACGGTCTCGCCTGCTCAGCGGGTCTGCTACAACCGATTGAAGTGGATCGAACTTCGGCTCGGTCGGATTCCGCACATCCTCGCTTGGCATGAGGTTGACGCGACGTTCGCTGAAATACTTGCGGCCAAGGGCTTCAGCGCAGACGCAACATCGCGAGGAGAGGTTGCTTTCGATGCAATTGTTGGAATGCTCTTCTTGAAATCAGATGTCTGGACTCTGCGCAGGCTGACGCGCCTACCGTCCGTCCTTGACCGACTTGAGCTCTACAATGCCGCCCCCGCACTGCTGTACGCTTTGGGGCGTGACGATGCGCTTCCGAAAGAGTTCTTAGAAGCCGCTACTGCTGATGGCACCATTGCTGAGTACTTCACTAAATGGCGGGATCAACCTGCGGCCGACGAGCTTCCAGAATCTGCCGATCCTTGGGACACGCGCACGGTGACACTGAGATCCCGGATACTCGGATGTCAGTTCACCGTAACCTCCCAAAACGCATCGCCGTGCATCGAACTCGGCGAATCTATGTTGGCTGCACTTGAAGCGTTGCTGTCAACAGGATCAATAGAGCGGCTAGTCGCACATGAGCCGACGCTTACTATCGACATTCGAGCCAGCGAGTTCGCAGAACAGCCGTTCGGATTTGAAATCTCGGAGCACGATGGTCGATATCAGCTCGATGTGCGCTGCGCAAAGTTTCATCCGCACAAGCTCTCGCCGGATGAGCACTCGGCCTTGAAGCGTAGGATGTTCGAAGCCATGGCTCAGATCCTCGCGCACGTGTACTTCTGGGGCGACGATGCTGAGGCTCGTCTTGCCGCTTTATTCGACGATGGTCATGCGCTCGAGCGCTCCATCGACTTCACGACGAGCTTCATTACAATCGGGAACATTCTGGGCCACGAGCCGAAAACAGCACTGTCAGCGTGGCTGACCGCGACTGATGAGGAGTACTCACTGGCGCGTGAGGAAGAGTGGGATGCCGGGGCTCGGCGCGCGCGCGCGGAAAAAGCTGCACGTCGGGCGTCACGGCCGAAGAATGCTGAAGGAGAGGCGCCCGAAGAACTTCGCGATCCTGAGCGCACTGTCCACTCGAAAATCGCTACCGTATCGCTCATTCGCATGCCGCTTTGGGAGCGAGCTGGATGGTCGGGCACAATGTTCCTTGTGGTACCCCAAGCGAACCTGCCGCCGGTCTTAGCACCAATTTTTAAGAATGCCGAAGCGGCGCGACAAATCATGGCTGGCTTTAAAGCAGATCTGGGCGAATCTGACAAGGAGGAGCGGCTCCGCGTGACAATCATCCGAGGAATCAACCGGGCGAACCCCTTCGCCTACCGCGTGGTGATCGGGGCAAACCTTCCAGCCGACGTTGCACAGGATGCGAATTCACAGTGGATCGTGGTCGCTCGATCGAACACAATGGATCCTGATTCCGACATCAATCTCAGGCGCTTCATTGACTCGTATGAAAGTTCTGGCAGCTATCTGCTGGCTGGCGCTGTATGGCACGATGCTCAAAGAGCACCAAGCCCGGCGTCCAACGTGCGCATAACAAAGCGGGAACTAAACATCCGCGAAGCCTGGCAGATCGGTCGCAATGACCCGGATGCCGTGGGAATTCGAGACGACGACGAACCGCTTATTCCAGACGACGGCAACCCGGCACCCGTTTTGGATCTTCTGGAATGGATGCGCCGGAATCGCAGTACCTAACCGCCTGACCACCGCGATGACGTCCGACGAGCTAGTCGACAGCACCGCTAGCTACTATCTCGAATCGGGTGACTTCAACGGTCTTCCCGCATACGGGGTCGTGGGGAAGAGCGTCGCGTCGCTCGATGAGCTGACGGGGCTGCTCCGCCCGCTGATCGAACGGGGCGTCCTTAGCGTGAATTTTGGCGACACGCACGTCAATCCTCACATCCGTGCACTCGCCGATTCGCCTATCGAACGCCAGCTGGCCAATCTCAACGCGGCCAGGACTGATCAATTTGTGATCTATCCAACGGCGACCACGCTCGAGTCGACAGTCGATCGAAACAACTACACAGGCCGCCCGTTCTCGCTTCGCCTGGCACTCGGTGCGCCGCAGTTGGAATTCGCGTCATTCGACCTCGCGGTGATCGATTATTACAGGAGAGACCCTCGATATCGTCTCTGGACCAACGATGTCCAAGCCACGCTCTCCATCAGCGATGATGCGTATCTCGACCCAGCGTTCCCCGAGAAGCACAAAGTTTTGATCCAGAACTTTGGCTATAGCTACGCCACTGATCTTCGTCGGGCCGTCGCCGTATTTCTCACGGACCTCGACCACCTCACGCCCGAGCACCAACAGCTCTGGGCTACGCACGAGGTCGAAGGGGACTACAAGCTACACCCAGATTTCTGGCGTGCAGCCATCATGGGCGACTGGGAGCTCAAGGCGTCGCTGCGCGATGCGTTTCTCGAAGAGCTGCGCACGGTCAACGCGATGTGCGAGGCGATTGGATGGCCGCGAATGTTCCACGACGTACCCGCGGAGCCTCCGCGAGAGTTGGCCCTCCTGATTCGTCCAACCCTGGCTGAGTTTAACGAGTTCGTCCACATCCTCGACAAGCTCATATCGGAGAACATAGACAAAGCCTTCTTCCCCGTCACGATCGCACGTGAAGACGAACGGGTGCGAGGTGACGGCAAGGTGATAGTAACGCCCCGTGGCACGCTCAAGATGCTCGACGAGTGGCTGCGCTTGAAGTTCCGCACCCCAGATCCCGCGCCGCTCGACGACATGCTGAGCACGTTTCGCGAGATTCGGCGGCTGCGCCAAAAACCCGCTCACGCGATCAACCCGGACGCCTACGACGCAGCGTTCTTCGAGACACAGCGGAAGCTCTTCGTGCGCGCCTACGATGCTGTTAGAACGTTGCGCCTGATCTTGCAAAATCATCCACTCGCGCGAGCAGTGGCCGACGAGATGGACGAGCGAGTGCGAGAGGGCGAGATCTGGAGCTACTAGCGGCCCGATTCCCTGCCGTTTCGCTTAGTCCGCAGAAGACACTTATCCCGACGAGAGACCTCACCGTGCCCCGAGCACCCAGAAAACGCTCGCCGCGAACAACAGCTGAGTTCGATCGACAGTTTGGCGATACCCTGCTTTCGGTGATCGCGAAGCGTCTCGAAGGCACTGACACGGACCTCGACGACGAGCCGCTTGTGCACGCGACCGTAGCGGCAATGGCGAGTGCCGCGGACGACATCGTCGCAAATATGGTCAAAGTTTCAGCCGTCGTGATGCGACGCCGCCAGTCTGCGCGACGCGGTTTCGAACGCCGCCTCGCTCGAACGTGGGCCCATAGCTTCGACGCCTTTGGCCATCTCTGCGCGGTGTACACTGAGTACGGCGAGGAGTACTACGCGACCGGAATCGTCGACGATTCTGTCAGAGACTCAGCGCTCTTCAAGGCGCTTCTTCAACTACACGGCCGGTCGTGCCGTGTAGCGTGCGAGATCGAGGCCCTGCTCCGGTCCGGCCTCCCCGACGGTGCCTTTGCACGGTGGAGGACCCTTCATGAAATCGCTGTTATTGCCCTCTTCATGGCGCAGGAAGGCGAAACCGTAGCTCGGTCGTACCTGGACCATGATATCGTGAAGCGGTACAAGCTGATGCTAACACACGAGAAGTACGCACAGACGCTAGGTCACCAACCGCCCACCGAAGCAGAACGGACGGCTGTCCACGATGCGTATAAGACGGTCGTCGCTTCCCACGGGGCGGGGTTCGCCGAAGAATATGGCTGGGCTGCGGCGGCCCTGAACAAGCCGCGACCCAAGTTCGTCGATCTCGAGCGTCACGTGAAGCTGGACCGCTTCCGGCCTTACTATTCCTGGTCCAGCAGTAGCGTCCACGCGGGCTCTCACGGTCTGGCAGGATTCGCTGGCGGCTTTCGCCTCGTCAGACCGATGCCTGCAGGATCTACCAATCAGGGCCTCGCTGATCCCGGGCAAAACACCGCGATCTCGCTGTCCCAGATCTTCGCGGCTGTGAGCGTCGTTCGCGCGAGCCCGTTCTTCACGCTTTCTTCGATCGTTGTCGGCAAACTCGCGAAACGGTGCCAGGATGCATTCATCGCGGAAGACCGCAATCTCAAGCAGGGTGTCAGCTAAGCGTCTCGACGTGTGGACAGCGCCGATTCCTCCCCGCACTTAGACGTCATGGGAAAGGTACTGACTCAACTGCCCTCCGAAGTGACGCCTGAGATACAACGGGCCTGTGTGCGCATTGGACTCGCCGACCATCCTCGATTCATCGACATCTCCCCGGATCCGTCCGCCAAGGTCAACAAGTGCATCTTCAACGTGCTCGCTGCGGCTTCCGCTGGCCGCGGTAGTGCAGCCGTCGGCTGGAAGATTCATGTTTGGCCGCGAGTCCTGGTCGAATTCGTTGGTCACGCCGTTCTACGCACCGACGTTGGGCTGGTCTGCATTACTCCCGACCGCTACGGCGAGGCGAAGGTGCTTTTCGTTGCCGATACTCGCATTGAGTTCAACCCGAGCGACCCCATGGCCCGAATGCCCTCGCGACGCGTCGCCTGCACTGACCACGAAGACGTCGCGGCATTCATTCGGACGCAAGAACAAATGGATGCGATCCGAATGGCGTATCCTCCGCAGTCAGGGCACTT encodes the following:
- a CDS encoding DUF5677 domain-containing protein, translated to MPRAPRKRSPRTTAEFDRQFGDTLLSVIAKRLEGTDTDLDDEPLVHATVAAMASAADDIVANMVKVSAVVMRRRQSARRGFERRLARTWAHSFDAFGHLCAVYTEYGEEYYATGIVDDSVRDSALFKALLQLHGRSCRVACEIEALLRSGLPDGAFARWRTLHEIAVIALFMAQEGETVARSYLDHDIVKRYKLMLTHEKYAQTLGHQPPTEAERTAVHDAYKTVVASHGAGFAEEYGWAAAALNKPRPKFVDLERHVKLDRFRPYYSWSSSSVHAGSHGLAGFAGGFRLVRPMPAGSTNQGLADPGQNTAISLSQIFAAVSVVRASPFFTLSSIVVGKLAKRCQDAFIAEDRNLKQGVS
- a CDS encoding SEC-C metal-binding domain-containing protein; this translates as MGKVLTQLPSEVTPEIQRACVRIGLADHPRFIDISPDPSAKVNKCIFNVLAAASAGRGSAAVGWKIHVWPRVLVEFVGHAVLRTDVGLVCITPDRYGEAKVLFVADTRIEFNPSDPMARMPSRRVACTDHEDVAAFIRTQEQMDAIRMAYPPQSGHFLVTGPAAAQLQSLERAQRRAFRDIALRTVGHNAPCICESGRPFKKCCRPGMLFERNAE